The proteins below come from a single Candidatus Wallbacteria bacterium genomic window:
- a CDS encoding S41 family peptidase — MGELKSSFLINNEEKEISLPLHRCHASEYTMNIDSFFNCQQEKNYSLINIKTFSPDYHNELLKLGELGKKLKNEERIIINVADNGGGDYAYFVDFLKNLNDNANVMYTTASLFSPPFVRAIANQDCSNLPEDFIQSVEKFKKMDQDMKKDPVKYWEINEPGEPKPGTFKGTVICIMNKNTASAGESVPILSEDSLPEVIKVGENTCGAMHFGNNEPYLLKNSKIFMDLPEDVFISDQEEGKGCIPDFWVDSSDPVKEVISWLTDPDNYRFYPISIPPRSCRSSDLPIEAP; from the coding sequence TTGGGGGAATTAAAATCGAGTTTTCTGATCAATAATGAAGAAAAAGAGATTTCCCTGCCGCTTCATCGATGTCATGCCTCAGAATATACGATGAATATAGATTCTTTTTTCAACTGTCAGCAAGAGAAGAATTATAGTCTGATCAATATTAAAACATTTTCGCCTGATTACCATAATGAGCTGTTAAAACTCGGCGAACTTGGAAAAAAACTGAAAAATGAAGAGCGGATAATTATTAATGTGGCTGACAATGGAGGCGGCGATTATGCCTATTTTGTCGATTTCCTGAAAAATCTGAATGACAATGCCAATGTCATGTACACTACCGCATCATTATTTTCCCCGCCATTTGTCCGGGCAATTGCCAACCAGGACTGTTCTAATCTTCCGGAAGATTTCATTCAGTCTGTCGAAAAGTTCAAAAAAATGGACCAAGATATGAAAAAAGATCCTGTCAAATACTGGGAAATCAACGAACCTGGAGAACCAAAACCAGGAACCTTTAAAGGAACTGTTATTTGTATCATGAATAAAAATACGGCATCTGCCGGTGAAAGTGTTCCTATTTTATCTGAAGATTCCCTGCCTGAGGTGATTAAAGTTGGAGAAAATACATGCGGAGCCATGCATTTCGGTAACAATGAACCGTATCTACTGAAAAATTCTAAAATCTTCATGGATTTACCTGAGGATGTCTTCATTTCCGATCAGGAGGAAGGAAAAGGCTGTATACCTGATTTTTGGGTGGATTCGTCTGATCCGGTTAAAGAAGTAATTTCCTGGCTTACAGATCCTGATAATTATCGATTTTATCCTATTTCAATTCCCCCCAGGTCCTGCCGATCGAGTGATCTACCAATAGAGGCACCTTGA